Proteins encoded within one genomic window of Arachis ipaensis cultivar K30076 chromosome B08, Araip1.1, whole genome shotgun sequence:
- the LOC107612238 gene encoding uncharacterized protein LOC107612238, producing MDSGRFRYYVVRRGRKPGIYTSWEECNQQVYGFKGSQLKGFMVRREVEEWLSLPRQHPVGEDTVPEPQDLALSFGAMSVGDSGSVTGDDSSGSVTAGMDLLPQKPDMVPEFDPKAFVIMEDMEQLLLRVCARLEVGPPVFFMRDVFHSEGKKYHGFGVSLQSTAKGIHFFVSGQLSLDEGLARQDAAFITLERLLEEAEVKIFYFNFQVVLRYKEALAEAHRIARLSATEHVMMLEKENAELKQRLSLYNQMFM from the exons ATGGATTCTGGTCGGTTTCGTTACTACGTCGTTCGGAGAGGACGAAAGCCTGGCATTTACACCTCTTGGGAAGAATGCAATCAACAAGTTTATGGCTTCAAGGGGAGTCAGTTAAAAGGCTTCATGGTAAGGCGCGAGGTGGAGGAGTGGCTGAGTTTGCCAAGACAACACCCAGTTGGTGAAGATACTGTCCCGGAGCCTCAAGATTTGGCGCTAAGCTTTGGAGCTATGTCCGTCGGAGACTCTGGCAGCGTTACCGGAGACGACAGCAGCGGATCTGTGACCGCCGGGATGGACTTGCTGCCTCAGAAGCCAG ATATGGTGCCGGAGTTTGACCCCAAGGCGTTCGTCATAATGGAAGACATGGAGCAACTTTTGTTACGGGTTTGTGCTCGACTTGAAGTTGGACCGCCAGTGTTTTTCATGCGTGATGTCTTCCACAGCGAAGGAAAGAAGTATCATGGGTTTGGGGTTTCTTTGCAAAGCACCGCGAAGGGGATACACTTTTTCGTTTCGGGGCAGTTGTCGCTTGACGAGGGACTGGCAAGGCAGGATGCCGCCTTCATCACTTTGGAGAGACTCCTTGAGGAGGCGGAGGTAAAAATTTTTTACTtcaattttcaagttgttcttcgatACAAGGAGGCCCTTGCGGAGGCACACCGCATAGCAAGGTTATCAGCCACAGAGCATGTAATGATGCTGGAGAAAGAGAACGCTGAGCTGAAGCAAAGGTTGAGCCTCTACAACCAGATGTTCATGTAG
- the LOC107612125 gene encoding uncharacterized protein LOC107612125 → MDSGRFRYYVVRRGRKPGIYTSWEECNQQVYGFKGSQLKGFMVRREAEEWLSLPRQHPVGEDTVPEPQDLALSFGAMSVGDSGSVTGDDSSGSVTAGTDLLPQKPDMVPEFDPKAFVIMEDMEQLLLRVCARLEIGPPVFFMRDVFRSKGKKYHGFGVSLQSTAKGIHFFVSGWLSLDEGLARQDAAFITLERLLEEAEVKIFYFNFQVVLRYKEALVEAHRIARLSATEHVMMLEKENAELKQRLSLYNQMFM, encoded by the exons ATGGATTCTGGTCGGTTCCGTTACTACGTCGTTCGGAGAGGACGAAAGCCAGGCATTTACACCTCTTGGGAAGAATGCAATCAACAAGTCTATGGCTTCAAGGGGAGTCAGTTAAAAGGCTTCATGGTAAGGCGCGAGGCGGAGGAGTGGCTGAGTTTGCCAAGACAACACCCAGTTGGTGAAGATACTGTCCCGGAGCCTCAAGATTTGGCGCTAAGCTTTGGAGCTATGTCCGTCGGAGACTCTGGCAGCGTTACCGGAGACGACAGCAGCGGATCTGTGACTGCCGGGACGGACTTGCTGCCTCAGAAGCCAG ATATGGTGCCGGAGTTTGACCCCAAGGCGTTCGTCATAATGGAAGACATGGAGCAACTTTTGTTACGGGTTTGTGCTCGACTTGAAATTGGACCGCCAGTGTTTTTCATGCGTGATGTCTTCCGCAGCAAAGGAAAGAAGTATCATGGGTTTGGGGTTTCTTTGCAAAGCACCGCGAAGGGGATACACTTTTTCGTTTCGGGGTGGTTGTCGCTTGACGAGGGACTAGCAAGGCAGGATGCCGCCTTCATCACGTTGGAGAGACTCCTTGAGGAGGCGGAGGTGAAAATTTTTTACTtcaattttcaagttgttcttcgatACAAGGAGGCCCTTGTGGAGGCACACCGCATAGCAAGGTTGTCAGCCACAGAGCATGTAATGATGCTGGAGAAAGAAAACGCTGAGCTGAAGCAAAGGTTGAGCCTCTACAACCAGATGTTCATGTAG
- the LOC107610479 gene encoding protein FAR1-RELATED SEQUENCE 5-like, which produces MEVSLSEADGDCGGSDGDANEVENSDLEDLGGLSVDDILKKVWHIIENAYEFYRGFGKLHGFGVRKGDSGKDCDGNVVRYRFFCNKEALRERKHYDRVDRTRVHKPETRTNCKAMLSVYLDKNDKHWKVRKLVTEHNHDLTPAGMVYLIANHRRLTEVAKTQIAGMQAHGIATSKIVGYMAGMIGGYSMLGFLKKDVYNYADKMRRIKVADGDANSALVYLEGKAESDPMAIAKYNVTSDNRLANLIWADGSSRVDYQFFGDVLAFDSTYRKNKYKRPIVIFSGSNNHKQTTIFGFGLLLDESLASYRWMLENLMEIMCRKKPSVVVTDGDKAMIKAVSEVLPESTHRLCAWHVEKNVTSNVKDDELRGLFRRWLYADMATDVFESEWEQAMEEYGLGHNQWWCQMYEKKEMWASSYLHDKFCAGYRTTSCCEGINAYVNKFSKSTHTIFELVQCLEMVAREYRNKEMLLQFQSINSVPVMTTCLRSLERHAASVYTREVFGDVKKEIEGVGALILITRRRIMNSMIYTLEE; this is translated from the coding sequence ATGGAGGTGTCTTTGAGCGAGGCGGATGGTGATTGTGGAGGGAGTGATGGTGATGCTAACGAAGTAGAAAATTCTGATTTGGAAGACCTCGGTGGACTAAGTGTGGATGACATCCTCAAGAAGGTATGGCACAtcattgaaaatgcatatgagttcTATCGGGGTTTCGGAAAATTGCATGGATTCGGGGTGCGAAAGGGTGACTCCGGAAAAGACTGTGACGGGAATGTTGTAAGGTACAGGTTTTTTTGTAACAAGGAAGCGTTGAGGGAGCGTAAACACTACGACAGGGTTGACCGAACAAGGGTACACAAACCGGAAACAAGAACCAACTGCAAGGCAATGTTATCGGTTTATCTTGACAAAAATGATAAGCATTGGAAGGTTAGGAAGTTAGTAACTGAACACAATCATGACCTAACACCGGCTGGAATGGTGTACCTGATTGCCAATCATCGTCGGTTAACGGAAGTTGCAAAGACTCAGATAGCCGGTATGCAAGCTCATGGTATTGCGACCTCTAAGATTGTAGGGTACATGGCTGGTATGATCGGGGGATATTCGATGTTGGGGTTCCTGAAGAAGGATGTCTACAACTATGCTGACAAAATGCGGCGCATTAAAGTAGCTGATGGCGATGCGAATTCTGCATTAGTTTATCTAGAGGGAAAAGCCGAATCAGACCCCATGGCAATCGCAAAATATAATGTGACTTCTGACAACAGGCTCGCGAATCTGATTTGGGCCGATGGATCTAGCAGAGTCGATTACCAATTCTTTGGCGATGTTCTGGCGTTCGATTCAACCTACAGGAAAAATAAATACAAGAGGCCGATTGTTATTTTCTCAGGATCAAACAATCATAAGCAGACCACCATATTCGGGTTTGGGTTGTTGCTTGATGAAAGTCTGGCGTCCTATCGGTGGATGCTGGAGAATTTGATGGAGATCATGTGCCGTAAGAAGCCATCTGTAGTGGTGACCGATGGGGACAAAGCTATGATAAAGGCTGTCTCTGAAGTCCTCCCCGAGTCGACGCATCGCTTGTGTGCATGGCATGTAGAGAAGAACGTCACATCGAATGTCAAGGATGATGAATTACGTGGGCTATTCAGAAGATGGTTGTACGCGGACATGGCAACAGATGTATTCGAGTCGGAATGGGAGCAGGCCATGGAAGAGTATGGACTCGGCCATAATCAGTGGTGGTGCCAGATGTATGAGAAAAAGGAGATGTGGGCAAGTAGCTATCTTCATGACAAGTTCTGCGCGGGGTACCGGACCACATCCTGCTGCGAAGGAATTAACGCATATGTAAACAAGTTTTCCAAGTCCACCCACACAATTTTTGAGCTGGTGCAATGCTTAGAGATGGTTGCCCGTGAATATCGGAATAAGGAAATGCTGCTCCAGTTTCAATCCATAAACTCGGTTCCGGTCATGACAACATGCCTGAGAAGTCTTGAACGACATGCCGCTTCGGTGTACACCAGAGAAGTTTTTGGTGATGTAAAGAAGGAGATCGAAGGGGTTGGTGCCTTGATCCTGATTACCAGAAGGAGGATCATGAATTCCATGATATACACCCTAGaggagtaa
- the LOC107613857 gene encoding expansin-B3, which produces MQLHHRVTAVSVLIFCFGVMLVCGQKQRPQHRILDPHWHAGTATWYGDPEGDGSTGGACGYGTMVDVKPLKARVGAVGPVLYKNGEGCGECYKVKCLDPTICSKRAVTVIITDKCPGCPSDRTHFDLSGAAFGRMAVSGENGQLRNRGEIPVIYQRTTCTYPGKNIAFRVNEGSTPFWLSLLAEWEDGDGDISSMHIQEVGSSEWLEMKHLWGANWCIIAGPLRGPFSVKLSTSSGRSLTARDVIPSNWSPKATYTSRLNFIP; this is translated from the exons ATGCAGCTCCACCACCGTGTCACCGCCGTGTCAGTTTTGATATTTTGCTTCGGAGTGATGTTAGTTTGCGGCCAGAAACAACGGCCACAGCACCGCATCCTCGATCCACATTGGCATGCTGGCACCGCCACGTGGTACGGCGATCCCGAAGGAGACGGTAGCACCG GAGGGGCGTGTGGATATGGAACGATGGTGGATGTGAAGCCGTTGAAGGCGAGGGTGGGTGCGGTGGGGCCGGTGCTGTACAAGAACGGGGAAGGGTGCGGAGAATGCTACAAGGTGAAGTGCTTGGACCCAACCATATGCTCCAAGCGAGCGGTGACGGTTATAATCACGGACAAGTGCCCTGGTTGTCCCTCTGATCGAACCCACTTTGACCTCAGCGGTGCCGCATTTGGCCGAATGGCGGTTTCCGGCGAGAATGGTCAGCTCAGGAACCGAGGTGAAATCCCAGTCATATACCAAAG AACAACTTGCACATATCCAGGCAAAAACATTGCCTTCCGTGTCAATGAAGGTTCTACACCCTTTTGGCTATCACTCTTGGCAGAGTGGGAGGATGGAGATGGAGACATCAGCTCCATGCATATACAAGAA GTAGGGTCAAGTGAGTGGCTGGAAATGAAACATCTGTGGGGTGCAAATTGGTGCATCATTGCGGGTCCTTTAAGAGGACCTTTCTCAGTTAAACTAAGCACATCGTCAGGGAGAAGCCTCACTGCCAGGGATGTTATTCCAAGCAACTGGTCACCAAAAGCCACTTATACCTCTCGCTTGAATTTCATTCCTTAG
- the LOC107613855 gene encoding pentatricopeptide repeat-containing protein At2g20710, mitochondrial-like isoform X2, which yields MLFRSICKLFNTSRLSAYQLYSSKSLISSFYSFDELEAKIVQDNRDPTTPVTPILNQWVQDGGSITHEKIRYLIACLCRRRCYTHALELSEWMRESEKYDLTTGDIAEHLKLLSIVRGLEQTENFYEDIPNSRMKFKINVALAECYAEHKSLEKAEALMKKIRKIYPMTSPMRYNKMLKLYTQLGKYEKLDSLMQEMMEKDIRDPGTYTILLNAYVVAADIQGIDKLLIRMEVDPIATVRWHTYAIAANGYLKGGNVEKALSALKKSEQLALGNPVAYLSILTIYAGIGNKDEVYRIWGKCKLSKRFYNQGHFLMLRSLVKLGDIVGAEKIMEEWESNYKVFDTRISHPMIHIYCKLGMLDKAEAYMKSVLDSGKQLHAAEHDCADNNMEKAVQAINTVPSAERTSWTNKPFVFGFWLNLWST from the exons ATGTTGTTTCGATCAATTTGCAAACTTTTCAATACCTCCCGTCTTTCTGCCTATCAATTATACTCATCAAAATCACtgatttcttctttttattctttcgaTGAACTCGAAGCTAAAATAGTCCAGGATAATCGGGACCCCACAACCCCCGTAACCCCCATTCTCAACCAATGGGTTCAAGATGGCGGATCCATCACTCACGAAAAAATCCGATATCTCATCGCATGCCTCTGTCGGAGACGTTGCTATACGCACGCCCTTGag CTATCAGAATGGATGCGTGAGTCAGAAAAATATGACTTGACCACAGGAGACATTGCTGAACATCTCAAATTGCTATCGATAGTTCGTGGCCTTGAACAAACTGAGAACTTCTACGAAGACATTCCTAATTCCCGAATGAAATTCAAGATAAATGTTGCGCTCGCGGAATGCTATGCAGAGCATAAATCTTTGGAGAAAGCGGAGGCTCTGATGAAGAAAATCAGGAAGATTTATCCGATGACCTCCCCCATGCGTTACAATAAGATGTTGAAACTCTATACGCAGTTAGGCAAATATGAGAAATTGGATAGCCTAATGCAAGAAATGATGGAGAAGGACATACGCGACCCTGGTACATATACTATTCTCTTGAATGCATATGTTGTTGCTGCAGACATACAAGGGATAGACAAGTTACTAATCAGGATGGAAGTTGATCCTATTGCAACTGTTCGTTGGCATACTTATGCTATCGCAGCAAATGGTTATCTGAAAGGTGGCAATGTCGAGAAGGCCTTGTCAGCATTGAAGAAATCAGAGCAGCTAGCTTTAGGCAACCCTGTTGCCTATTTATCTATTCTAACTATATATGCTGGTATTGGTAATAAGGATGAGGTTTATCGAATTTGGGGGAAGTGCAAACTCAGTAAGCGATTTTACAACCAAGGTCACTTCTTAATGTTAAGGTCTTTGGTGAAGCTAGGTGACATTGTTGGAGCTGAGAAGATCATGGAAGAATGGGAGTCCAATTACAAAGTTTTCGACACCAGAATTTCACATCCTATGATCCATATTTATTGTAAATTGGGTATGTTGGATAAGGCTGAGGCTTATATGAAGAGCGTTTTGGATAGCGGCAAGCAATTGCATGCGGCAGAACACGACTGCGCGGATAATAATATGGAGAAAGCAGTTCAAGCAATCAACACTGTGCCCTCTGCAGAAAGAACTAGTTGGACCAATAAACCCTTTGTTTTTGGATTTTGGCTGAATCTTTGGAGTACCTGA